From Calliphora vicina chromosome 3, idCalVici1.1, whole genome shotgun sequence:
ATCAAAATGGTCGCATAGCAGCTCAACACAATTCCGCCAGCGATGATGAGGACGCTTCAAATGCGGCATTGATGACACGTAAACGATCGGCTGCCACTGCATTGGAGACGTCTGATGTAGCTCCATCATCCCTTATTTCATCCAAACAATTGGGTTTCGCACCCGCATGTAATATACAATCAAAAGATGCCGTCTCCGCCTTACAACGAGCTAAAACCAAAGACTGCCGCCAACATATCGCTCAAATTGCTTGCGCCATTCAGGCGGGTGAATTTTATGCCTCTCATCTGCCCAGCCACTGTCCGCGCGGCAATCATAGCGCCAATACTCAATTGGGTTGTTATCGTGACGAAAAAGAATTTCGTCTTTTGTCCGGttactttattaatttcaaatcgtCCAATACTCCGGACAAATGTGTTCAGTTGTGTCTTCAGTCGGGATTTCCCTATGCTGGCGTTCAATATGGTTCGGAGTGCTTTTGCGGTGCTGATGCACCCACAGATGCTGCCAAATTGGCGGACTCTAGTTGTAATATGAAGTGTTCGGGTGATCAGCATGAGATTTGTGGCGGCTATTATGCCATGAACATCTATGAAACGGGTATAGCAAGTGAGTATGTTTGGGAATGAAATTTGttgcatttaaaatgttttaaattttaactaaaaattgctcattaactacaaatttttatttaagaaaataactaCAATTAAATTAcatgtttttttcataaaattaaccTAGATTTATAAGATTATTTTAGGCATTCCCTACCTATTAGGATGGACGAATGATAATctcttgttaaaatttaatttaatcacATATCCAAtcgtataaacaaatttttaaaaatgtctttCTCTGATCCTATCTTTCGACTAATTCATCTTGATAATTTTAACTGGcagttaaaaatcatttttaaattattacttaTTTCCAGTTTTCTTCAAATTCGTTTAATTTATTAGGTAAAGAAATCTTTATTAGCTAATAAATTCAAATGTGGGTTAATTTaagcaattattttttaaattttgttcttgcATACACGCCTTTTAAGCACATTCATCGTTATTTTAAACACGTTTTTTAcagaatttgttttattgtatttatttttttgtactacaatatttGCATCATATTTAAACCCGTTTCCTTGTCGTTTCAATGCCTAGCAAATTTGGTGTGCTCGGGTTATTAAACTCTTAATTAGCAAATTATGTTCtactttaacgtttttttttttaactaattctactgaaaacaaaatgcatttttcaatGCAATTTAacaagtaaataataaattacactAGACTATGAAGATTTTACCAGTGTTGGTTATATTAAGCTAAGAGATCTAAACCTTTTGAGCAAGGTATACATAATTGATGGGATATCGGACGTTACAACCCTGTCTAGACTGCCAAtgagtactttttggaaatactgagaaggatatatataagtttgtgaaagtttaacaaacgtttttttggtgtttttttgaaagtttttttttaaaaaaaaaattaaatttaaaaaaaaaataattcgaaattttttttttcaagaaatgaataaaacatctttggaaaaaaaaattaattttgtttacccaaaaatatttaaaattttcattttgaagtataattcggtgaaaggtatatacgattcgtcacagccgaatatagctctcttgcttgTTTTCAAATAAGTACTTTAATTCTTTAATCTAAAAAGTACCATGTTATAAAAGAACTTTTTCAAGAAAGTACCATTTtgtaaaattactttttcaaatggtacaattttataaaataaatttttcaagaaagtactacatacatattttttatttaataaaaagtactttttttagtaaattaccTGTGCAcagaaaaactacttttttttaaataagtacatACTTGAATACTTTAAAAAGCGATATTGTAAGAAAATACCTTtctgattaaaattaattttcaagaaagtaccattttataaaaggaaaaaaatttttttctaaaaagactttttcaaaaaagtaccgttTTATAAaaggacttttttaaaaatatacctataagaaagtaaattttttataaaaggacTTATCagaaagacaatttttttaaatgccatAAGAATGTACTTTTTCGAGAAAGTATCTCTTTAAATAAaggactttttcaaaaaagtacttttagttCATCATTAGtccttttataaaaatgtgttataTAAGACCGTTTccctaaaaggtactttttataagttgttttttttttcaaaatggcctttttaaataaaggacattttcaaaaaagtacttttagttCATTATTAgttcttttataaaaatgtactttcttATAAGTCCTCTTCgcataaaggtactttttataagtttttttttcaaagtggtTCTTTCTTCAAAGAGTCCTTTTCCAAGGAAAAGgtcttaaaaaagtactttcttctAAGTCCTTTTGTAGTACCTTTTATGGAAGAACTTGTGGTTAGGAGTAGTTCTTAGGTTACTTATTAACTTCTTTCTACCAAATTATCTTCATATACAACATaatttcttataataaattttcatgttgCCTAgtgttattttttcaaaaaccattCACCACATTCAAAGACTCAATTTGATTTTACTTGAACAGAAAATTTGCATTATTTCTTCATACGTTACAGACAGACacagctacaaaaaaaaaaacaaaagtacacTTGAAACATGCAATTAATCAAacgtttataatttttgttgtttgtattttaactAGAATTTGTTGCTTTAACTTTTCATTGCAGAATTTTCAGCACAAATTGCTGAGACTAGTGTTAAACCCGACACTACGGAACGTATAAAAGTAGCATTTTTATTAACACTAAATGGTCGTGCTCTACGACAAGTCCATCGTTTACTGAAAGCTTTATATGCCCCTCAACATGTCTACTATATACATGTGGACAAGGTGAGTTCCATGCAtgcataaattataatttaaactagttttaaatggttgttttaaataaaataagattaTTGCAACAAAGAAAATTGGTGCAATTAAGAGACaaacaaagaatttaaaatgaTCAACTTTAGTGAGgcaataaatttttgaattatgatttaagaattatgaatttattaatCTATGCTTGAATTTTCTAAAACACTTTCTTTTCTGTCTCAAAATTCCAGCGCCAAGACTATTTATATCGTAAACTCTTAGAACTTGAACCTAAATTTCCCAACATAAGGCTAGCTCGCACCCGTTTCTCTAGCATTTGGGGTGGAGCCTCTCTGCTCACTATGCTAATGCAAAGTATGGACGATCTCTTGAAATCCAACTTTCAATGGGACTTTGTTATCAATCTAAGTGAAAGTGATTTTCCGGTGAAAAAACTTGACAAACTGGAGGAATTCCTGACGGCCAATCGCAATCGTAATTTTGTCAAGAGTCATGGCCGAGAAACTCAACGTTTTATACAGAAACAGGGTTTAGACAAAACATTTGTGGAATGTGACACCCACATGTGGCGTATAGGAGACCGTAAGCTACCCACGGGCATACAAATAGATGGTGGTTCAGATTGGATCGGCCTGTCCAGACCCTTTGTGGAATATGTTTTGGAAAATAAAGACACCGATGAATTACTGAAGGGACTTTTGGTTATATTTAGGCACACCCTGCTGCCTGCAGAATCTTTTTTCCATACAGTTTTGagaaattcgaaattttgtGGCTCATATGTGGACAACAATTTGCATGTGACAAATTGGAAACGTAAATTGGGTTGTAAATGCCAGTACAAGCATGTGGTGGATTGGTGTGGCTGCAGTCCTAATGATTTTAAACCCGAGGACTGGTCTCGACTGCAAAATACCGAAAATAAATTGCTTTACTTTGCCCGCAAGTTTGAGCCCATCATTAATCAAGCCGTACTCTTAAAATTGGAAGAATGGTTATATGGACCCTATCCACAGGACTATCCCAATTTACCCGCCTATTGGCAGAGTTTTTACCATCATGAGGATAAAAGAACTAAACAAGACGACTTGACTTTATCGCTAGCAGAAAGTCTGGTAAGAAAACTGAGCAAGCAGTGGGCTACCAAAAGCCATAAAGTAGTGGAATTAACACATTATATGCACAATGATCAGTATAAGGGCTTTTTAATAAGATATCAAATATTGGACCCTTTCAACAATACCATTTACGAACTGGAGACTCGTATACGTCCTGTACAATATGCTAAATTtgccaaaaattctaaattctcTAAACGTTTAAGAAACTTTGAAATTTCCTCAGAGTACGATCAAAAAGAGCAAATATGCCGTAATATGCAAAAATTCCTGGGACCCTATACAGATTTGGTACTAACGTTTACCTTTCTGGGCTCGGGTTCAGCATCACCCAAAGATACTTCGCATTCCTATAATCTAACCCTATTGTGGGTAGATCCCATGGGTCGCTTGCAAGACTTTAATGAATTGCATATAGAGGACACACAAACTGATAATATCAATTATTCGAAAGCCTTGCTGAAACAACCCCTAACGCCTGGTATCTGGACAGCTAAGCTAATAGGGCGTACCGCCATTTATGCTCAAACTAAATTTCTCATCTCTCCCTTGGCTCTTTACAATGGTGAGAATATACAAGCCGATAGGGCACGTTTAATTAATGCTGGCGATGGCCTTACCTTGGCCGAGGATTTTGCTTTGCCCCAGGAATGGCTGCAATACATACCAACCTTTGAGGAATCGGCTCAACTGAAAAAATTGGCAGCTCGTAATGCTTTAAGAACCGGAGATAAACTTTACGAATGGATAGATGATTTAACAGGGAAATTCTTTCATATTAGAGAGACTTGTGCTGTAAATGACGCTGCCACCCAACTTACAACTGCTGCTTTAGAAAAGTTGCCCCTGTGCAAAGAAACCACTTGGAGTTCTCTAGCTCCAGATCCTAAAAGTGATGTTTATGCTCTAATTAAAGCCTCTAACAGTTAAAAATCTTTACATAATTAActtatagcaaaaaaaagaaaccaaaaaaatgtatgcaatatttttcaattaaaaattttatcaaagcAGCCATAAAGAAAATAggcaatatttgtttgtttttgttcttataAACAAATTCAAGTAACTAAAATCATGccattatttacaatttattatatacaaatacctaaacaattttattaattaattaattactactattaaattaattgatttttgttaagattttgttgttatattcgatttattaacgaagtttaagcaatttaaagcacaactctttttttttttgactactCTACTCTATTGTAAAGCACACAATACACACTTTTAGTATTAAGTAAGtaaatcatttttaataattaactcAAACTCTTAAaagaattttacttaaaatatttttttaataactttatttgATTAATTCTATGTTTGTTTTTGTGTCATATATAATATGTTTTCTAACTTGAATTTGTGATATATTCATTCtcctttttttattgtattaatttGTAATATTGTATTGTCCacctttgtttttgtaaaaactttgtaaatattattaaaatctcATGAAATATTCAAGGAAAGCATTTTATATCtgttttgaaattgtattttttatatatattttaggtatttaatattattgtttaactaaaattaaagtaaagaaaaaaactctTTCTCACTCTCTCCCTCTCTGTACATACATCATAATTAGttaaaaacaaatcattaatttttttcttaaaaattttatctaaattatgtgaaatttaaacaaatgtatacaagtatgtatgtatgtgtattatttttgaaaataatgcattttcataaaaaaaaaattaaaataaaagaattcaaatcatcataaataataaataaaaaataaaatttaattttaattattttttgggattttttttggtataatttAATTAGACTTACAAACAAACCAGGAATTAGGTTTATCACAAATTCAGTGAATTTTCCAACATGGGAAATTGTCAATATGATTACTATTAGACTTGGGTAGTTCATGAACGAACACATTATTGAAAGATGCCATTATTTGAACTCAATGAACTAGTTCAAATCTCACTTGGTTAAGTATTgaactatgaactaaaatgTTTCAAATGAACTCTCTTAACTAAATGCGTGTTTTCGTTGTTTTTCCTGTTTCTTTTTATACGAATTCTGATATAATACTGAAAAAATTAGGGTCTAATGGATAGAATCTGTTCTCCGAATTATACTACAGCTGACAGCAAATTAAAAACCCAATGAGCATTTTAGCTCAGAACAGAGAGCCAATTTTGGTATAAGAAATGTATCACtcgtttctttttaaaaaatagttagtTCAAAAGTCAAAAAGAGCGATTGAACTAGAAGAGCTACCTAGTTCATTTTTgaactatgaactaaaatgAGCGGTCATTGAAATGAACTATTCAGCACAAGTCTAATTACTATTCAATTAATAAAACAGCAGTTTCATAAAtgatgttttttatattttaaacattaaattttttataaaaatagtgcAGTTTCCTATATTAAtttgttgaaaacaatttttaatttattattaaaaaaatgtcaaaaataaaatattctgtTTTACTgaactaacaaaataaattcctTGCCTTTTTAATCCATCTTCTGCATAAAAgccgttaaattcaaaaaagcatACACTCCCAACTACACTTTTTATACAACCCTGTCTTTGAAAAGCTATCGATAATTTATAGCTATATAAACCCACCACTAATACGTATACAACTACAATCTCTAATTATTTAGGGATACAAaaagtgtattttatttttgttttggccaattaactgaaaaaaactaataaaacaataattatataaaGCACAAATATAGCACATAACGAAGGCTATACTAAAAATccctaaaagaaaataaaatagttcTAAAAACCCAACAAATAACAACTGGTTAGTGatagaaaaacaaaagaaacgTGTTTCTTTGTATTTCATTTGCAGACCCTACAACATCACAGAATAGTTTCTGAAGATTTCCtagaatttattaattaaaatggaTAAAATGTTCGGTGCCAACTTGGAATTCGTCAGAGAAGATGATTATGTGGAATATTATGTATTTCCTAAACTTGATGCAAACACCAGCAACGATGAAAGCGAACGTGAACAGCAAGTACGCAAACAATTGGAAGATGTAAGGGGTTATTGTATGAAATCGGTGGAGAAATTGGTTAAGGAACGTCAGTATATATGGCATAAAGATGAATTTCAATTACGTATACGTACATGCACAAAACAGGAGATTTTGTTGAACGATGAGTCAACAACAAAGGAAAAGGCAACAAATGGCAGCAAAAATGCACAAGAAGGTAAGCAAAATGATtgtcattattattatcatcatcatcagcaacatCATTAATGGCTTTTGTTTAGGTATATTTATGTGTGTTTGGGTATTTATTTACCTAtgctaaaaaaaacaatcattGTGTACATTTTGAATAGTTTTAGCTGGTTATGGTAGCATGAAAAAGCAACGGCAGGGGGGTTTGGTCAATGAAGATGTCATTATGATGAAATGGGATGATGtattaaacatgaaatttaaaatattcataacacatacatacatatgtatagtttcatatttaacgtatttttttaaaaaaatctacctAAAGCAAATCTTTTTGTTAGCTTGTTTTATTTACCTACTGTATAACTTGATTTGGCCTTAAGCAAATTGTGTTtgcaattgattttttttagttacgCCCAGAAAAATTAGATCATTAGAAGCCGGTAGGTAGATATTTTAATTGTCCTGTTTAAAATGttaacttgtttttaatttaaaatcaaatgttcgCTCAGTTAtatcaaatatttacaaaattattttagctGGAATTGACtatcatgtattttgttgttacaagagttaggtttttaacAACAGACTTTGGTTTTTGACAGTTACGTCtggtctctatgttaccctatgcatAGACCGGAAACTAGATAATTttaacaactgagttaggtctttgaaagaagagtttccgatctatatgtatttattatgtaTGACGAAATAGTCTAGAATAGCGATTGAGTAACATTTTATTCAAGAATTGgagtttattatacccttcaccttcgtgagaagggtttgttattccgtttgtaatttctacattttacatttccgaccctataaagtatatatgtata
This genomic window contains:
- the oxt gene encoding xylosyltransferase oxt; amino-acid sequence: MAESLVWRLLCRYKIFFLVGFIIFGIQIFLAYKSLNLSALTSSDTPDVNNPALSYVSHQNGRIAAQHNSASDDEDASNAALMTRKRSAATALETSDVAPSSLISSKQLGFAPACNIQSKDAVSALQRAKTKDCRQHIAQIACAIQAGEFYASHLPSHCPRGNHSANTQLGCYRDEKEFRLLSGYFINFKSSNTPDKCVQLCLQSGFPYAGVQYGSECFCGADAPTDAAKLADSSCNMKCSGDQHEICGGYYAMNIYETGIAKFSAQIAETSVKPDTTERIKVAFLLTLNGRALRQVHRLLKALYAPQHVYYIHVDKRQDYLYRKLLELEPKFPNIRLARTRFSSIWGGASLLTMLMQSMDDLLKSNFQWDFVINLSESDFPVKKLDKLEEFLTANRNRNFVKSHGRETQRFIQKQGLDKTFVECDTHMWRIGDRKLPTGIQIDGGSDWIGLSRPFVEYVLENKDTDELLKGLLVIFRHTLLPAESFFHTVLRNSKFCGSYVDNNLHVTNWKRKLGCKCQYKHVVDWCGCSPNDFKPEDWSRLQNTENKLLYFARKFEPIINQAVLLKLEEWLYGPYPQDYPNLPAYWQSFYHHEDKRTKQDDLTLSLAESLVRKLSKQWATKSHKVVELTHYMHNDQYKGFLIRYQILDPFNNTIYELETRIRPVQYAKFAKNSKFSKRLRNFEISSEYDQKEQICRNMQKFLGPYTDLVLTFTFLGSGSASPKDTSHSYNLTLLWVDPMGRLQDFNELHIEDTQTDNINYSKALLKQPLTPGIWTAKLIGRTAIYAQTKFLISPLALYNGENIQADRARLINAGDGLTLAEDFALPQEWLQYIPTFEESAQLKKLAARNALRTGDKLYEWIDDLTGKFFHIRETCAVNDAATQLTTAALEKLPLCKETTWSSLAPDPKSDVYALIKASNS